In Pseudorca crassidens isolate mPseCra1 chromosome 16, mPseCra1.hap1, whole genome shotgun sequence, one DNA window encodes the following:
- the PAOX gene encoding peroxisomal N(1)-acetyl-spermine/spermidine oxidase isoform X3, translating to MQSSDRQAEAPGRGPRVLVVGGGIAGLGAAQRLCCHPAFPHLRVLEATARAGGRIRSERSFGAVVEVGAHWIHGPSQGNPVFQLAAKYGLLGEKALSEENQLIETGGHVGLPSVSYASSGGSVSPELVAEMARLFYSLIDQTREFLHAAETPAPSVGEYLKKEIRQHMAGWTEEEETKRLKLAILNNLFNVECCVSGTHSMDLVALAPFGEYTVLPGLDCTFPGGYQGLTDRIMASLPKDVMVFNKPVKTIHWDGCFKEASAPGETFPVLVECEDGGCFPAHHVVVTVPLGFLKERLDTFFEPPLPTEKAEAIRKIGFGTNNKIFLEFEEPFWQPDCQHIQVVWRDTSPLEDAAPKLQDAWFKKLVGFWVLPSFGSRSCLQGKPHTGRFTPPRTELCCPAGGRLTGSSLCGIRRHSGLSPALSSALLPQFPGPGEAGPTLSFDGQGSVGLGIWDVNVTGVSSLLSQVAGVRPGLNLS from the exons ATGCAGTCGAGTGACCGTCAGGCGGAGGCCCCTGGCCGCGGCCCGCGGGTGCTGGTGGTGGGCGGTGGCATCGCGGGGCTGGGCGCGGCGCAGAGGCTCTGCTGCCACCCGGCCTTTCCGCACCTGCGGGTTCTGGAGGCCACGGCCCGCGCCGGTGGCCGCATCCGCTCGGAGCGCAGCTTCG GTGCTGTGGTGGAGGTGGGCGCTCACTGGATCCATGGGCCCTCGCAGGGCAACCCCGTCTTCCAGCTGGCTGCCAAGTACGGGCTTCTGGGGGAGAAGGCATTGTCGGAGGAGAACCAGCTGATCGAGACCGGGGGTCACGTGGGCCTGCCCTCTGTGTCCTATGCCAGCTCCGGGGGAAGTGTGAGCCCTGAGCTGGTGGCGGAGATGGCCAGACTGTTCTACAGTCTCATAGACCAGACCAGGGAGTTCCTGCATGCGGCTGAGACCCCCGCCCCCAGTGTCGGGGAGTACCTCAAGAAGGAGATCCGCCAGCACATGGCCGGCTGGACAGAGGAGGAGGAGACCAAGAGGCTCAAGCTGGCCATCCTGAACAACTTGTTCAACGTGGAGTGCTGTGTGAGCGGTACCCACAGCATGGACCTGGTGGCCCTCGCACCTTTCGGGGAGTACACTGTGCTGCCAGGGTTGGACTGCACCTTTCCTGG AGGCTACCAAGGACTCACAGACCGCATCATGGCCTCCCTGCCCAAGGACGTGATGGTTTTTAACAAGCCAGTGAAGACCATTCACTGGGATGGGTGCTTCAAGGAAGCTTCTGCTCCTGGGGAGACGTTTCCGGTGCTGGTGGAATGTGAGGATGGAGGCTGCTTCCCAGCGCATCACGTGGTCGTCACCGTGCCGTTAG GTTTTCTTAAAGAACGTCTGGACACCTTCTTTGAGCCACCGCTGCCCACCGAGAAGGCGGAAGCGATCAGGAAAATAGGCTTTGGGACCAACAATAAAATCTTCCTGGAGTTTGAGGAGCCTTTCTGGCAGCCAGACTGCCAGCACATCCAGGTGGTGTGGAGGGACACATCGCCCCTGGAGGACGCCGCCCCCAAGTTGCAGGATGCCTGGTTCAAGAAGCTTGTTGGCTTTTGGGTCCTGCCTTCCTTCGG CTCCAGGTCCTGTTTGCAGGGGAAGCCACACACCGGACGTTTTACTCCACCACGCACGGAGCTCTGCTGTCCGGCTGGAGGGAGGCTGACCGGCTCATCGCTCTGTGGGATTCGCAGGCACAGCGGCCTGAGCCCGGCTCTGAGCTCGGCTCTGCTCCCCCAGTTCCCGGGTCCCGGGGAGGCTGGCCCCACCCTTTCCTTTGATGGACAAGGTTCAGTCGGGCTTGGGATTTGGGATGTTAATGTCACTGGGGTCAGCTCCCTCCTTTCCCAAGTCGCTGGAGTCCGGCCAGGGCTGAACTTGAGCTGA
- the ECHS1 gene encoding enoyl-CoA hydratase, mitochondrial encodes MAALRALQPSVRVLLCTWPGCPAPRSFASSAASEYIITAKKGKNSNVGLVQLNRPKALNALCDGLITELNQALQAFEEDPAVGAIVLTGGEKAFAAGADIKEMQNLTFQDCYSSKFLSHWDRLSRVKKPVIAAVNGYALGGGCELAMMCDIIYAGEKAQFGQPEILIGTIPGAGGTQRLTRAVGKSLAMEMVLTGDRISAQDAKQAGLVSKIFPVETLVEEAIKCAEKIASNSKIVAAMAKESVNAAFEMTLTEGIKLEKKLFYSTFATEDRKEGMSAFVEKRKASFKDQ; translated from the exons ATGGCCGCCCTGCGCGCCCTGCAGCCTAGCGTCCGCGTCCTGCTGTGCACTTGGCCCGGCTGCCCCGCGCCGCGCTCCTTCGCCTCCA gcGCAGCCTCTGAATACATCATCACAGCCAAGAAGGGGAAGAACAGCAACGTGGGGTTGGTCCAGCTGAACCGCCCCAAGGCACTCAATGCGCTCTGCGATGGCCTGATCACGGAGCTCAACCAGGCCCTGCAGGCCTTCGAGGAGGACCCGGCTGTGGGGGCCATCGTCCTCACGGGCGGGGAGAAGGCGTTTGCAG CTGGAGCCGACATCAAGGAAATGCAGAATCTAACGTTCCAGGACTGCTACTCCAGCAAGTTCTTGAGCCACTGGGACCGACTCTCTCGGGTCAAGAAGCCGGTCATAGCTGCTGTCAATGGCTACGCC CTTGGTGGTGGCTGTGAACTTGCTATGATGTGTGACATCATTTATGCTGGAGAGAAAGCCCAGTTTGGGCAGCCAGAGATCCTAATAGGAACCATCCCAG GTGCAGGGGGCACCCAGAGACTGACCCGTGCCGTCGGAAAGTCACTGGCCATGGAGATGGTCCTCACTGGTGACCGGATCTCGGCCCAGGATGCCAAGCAAGCAG GTCTTGTAAGCAAAATTTTTCCTGTTGAGACACTGGTGGAAGAAGCCATAAAGTGTGCAGAAAAGATTGCCAGCAACTCTAAAATTGTAGCAGCGATGGCCAAAGAGTCAGTGAACGCAG cttttgaAATGACATTAACAGAGGGCATTAAGTTGGAGAAGAAACTCTTCTATTCAACTTTTGCTACC GAAGACCGGAAGGAAGGGATGTCCGCGTTTGTGGAGAAGAGAAAGGCCAGCTTCAAGGACCAGTAG
- the PAOX gene encoding peroxisomal N(1)-acetyl-spermine/spermidine oxidase isoform X1, which produces MQSSDRQAEAPGRGPRVLVVGGGIAGLGAAQRLCCHPAFPHLRVLEATARAGGRIRSERSFGAVVEVGAHWIHGPSQGNPVFQLAAKYGLLGEKALSEENQLIETGGHVGLPSVSYASSGGSVSPELVAEMARLFYSLIDQTREFLHAAETPAPSVGEYLKKEIRQHMAGWTEEEETKRLKLAILNNLFNVECCVSGTHSMDLVALAPFGEYTVLPGLDCTFPGGYQGLTDRIMASLPKDVMVFNKPVKTIHWDGCFKEASAPGETFPVLVECEDGGCFPAHHVVVTVPLGFLKERLDTFFEPPLPTEKAEAIRKIGFGTNNKIFLEFEEPFWQPDCQHIQVVWRDTSPLEDAAPKLQDAWFKKLVGFWVLPSFGRASQVLCGFIAGLESEFMETLLDEDVLLSLTQVLRRVTGNPRLPAPRSVLRSRWHSAPYTRGSYSYVAVGSSGDDLDLLAQPLPADGRGAQLQVLFAGEATHRTFYSTTHGALLSGWREADRLIALWDSQAQRPEPGSELGSAPPVPGSRGGWPHPFL; this is translated from the exons ATGCAGTCGAGTGACCGTCAGGCGGAGGCCCCTGGCCGCGGCCCGCGGGTGCTGGTGGTGGGCGGTGGCATCGCGGGGCTGGGCGCGGCGCAGAGGCTCTGCTGCCACCCGGCCTTTCCGCACCTGCGGGTTCTGGAGGCCACGGCCCGCGCCGGTGGCCGCATCCGCTCGGAGCGCAGCTTCG GTGCTGTGGTGGAGGTGGGCGCTCACTGGATCCATGGGCCCTCGCAGGGCAACCCCGTCTTCCAGCTGGCTGCCAAGTACGGGCTTCTGGGGGAGAAGGCATTGTCGGAGGAGAACCAGCTGATCGAGACCGGGGGTCACGTGGGCCTGCCCTCTGTGTCCTATGCCAGCTCCGGGGGAAGTGTGAGCCCTGAGCTGGTGGCGGAGATGGCCAGACTGTTCTACAGTCTCATAGACCAGACCAGGGAGTTCCTGCATGCGGCTGAGACCCCCGCCCCCAGTGTCGGGGAGTACCTCAAGAAGGAGATCCGCCAGCACATGGCCGGCTGGACAGAGGAGGAGGAGACCAAGAGGCTCAAGCTGGCCATCCTGAACAACTTGTTCAACGTGGAGTGCTGTGTGAGCGGTACCCACAGCATGGACCTGGTGGCCCTCGCACCTTTCGGGGAGTACACTGTGCTGCCAGGGTTGGACTGCACCTTTCCTGG AGGCTACCAAGGACTCACAGACCGCATCATGGCCTCCCTGCCCAAGGACGTGATGGTTTTTAACAAGCCAGTGAAGACCATTCACTGGGATGGGTGCTTCAAGGAAGCTTCTGCTCCTGGGGAGACGTTTCCGGTGCTGGTGGAATGTGAGGATGGAGGCTGCTTCCCAGCGCATCACGTGGTCGTCACCGTGCCGTTAG GTTTTCTTAAAGAACGTCTGGACACCTTCTTTGAGCCACCGCTGCCCACCGAGAAGGCGGAAGCGATCAGGAAAATAGGCTTTGGGACCAACAATAAAATCTTCCTGGAGTTTGAGGAGCCTTTCTGGCAGCCAGACTGCCAGCACATCCAGGTGGTGTGGAGGGACACATCGCCCCTGGAGGACGCCGCCCCCAAGTTGCAGGATGCCTGGTTCAAGAAGCTTGTTGGCTTTTGGGTCCTGCCTTCCTTCGG CAGGGCCAGCCAGGTGCTCTGCGGCTTCATCGCAGGGCTCGAGTCTGAGTTCATGGAGACGCTATTGGACGAGGACGTGCTCCTGTCTCTGACACAGGTGCTCCGCAGGGTGACAG GGAATCCCCGGCTCCCCGCGCCCAGGAGTGTGCTGAGGTCCCGCTGGCACAGTGCCCCATACACCCGGGGCTCCTACAGCTATGTGGCCGTGGGCAGCTCCGGGGACGACCTGGACCTGCTAGCCCAGCCTCTCCCTGCGGACGGCAGGGGTGCCCAG CTCCAGGTCCTGTTTGCAGGGGAAGCCACACACCGGACGTTTTACTCCACCACGCACGGAGCTCTGCTGTCCGGCTGGAGGGAGGCTGACCGGCTCATCGCTCTGTGGGATTCGCAGGCACAGCGGCCTGAGCCCGGCTCTGAGCTCGGCTCTGCTCCCCCAGTTCCCGGGTCCCGGGGAGGCTGGCCCCACCCTTTCCTTTGA
- the PAOX gene encoding peroxisomal N(1)-acetyl-spermine/spermidine oxidase isoform X2 has product MQSSDRQAEAPGRGPRVLVVGGGIAGLGAAQRLCCHPAFPHLRVLEATARAGGRIRSERSFGAVVEVGAHWIHGPSQGNPVFQLAAKYGLLGEKALSEENQLIETGGHVGLPSVSYASSGGSVSPELVAEMARLFYSLIDQTREFLHAAETPAPSVGEYLKKEIRQHMAGWTEEEETKRLKLAILNNLFNVECCVSGTHSMDLVALAPFGEYTVLPGLDCTFPGGYQGLTDRIMASLPKDVMVFNKPVKTIHWDGCFKEASAPGETFPVLVECEDGGCFPAHHVVVTVPLGFLKERLDTFFEPPLPTEKAEAIRKIGFGTNNKIFLEFEEPFWQPDCQHIQVVWRDTSPLEDAAPKLQDAWFKKLVGFWVLPSFGASQVLCGFIAGLESEFMETLLDEDVLLSLTQVLRRVTGNPRLPAPRSVLRSRWHSAPYTRGSYSYVAVGSSGDDLDLLAQPLPADGRGAQLQVLFAGEATHRTFYSTTHGALLSGWREADRLIALWDSQAQRPEPGSELGSAPPVPGSRGGWPHPFL; this is encoded by the exons ATGCAGTCGAGTGACCGTCAGGCGGAGGCCCCTGGCCGCGGCCCGCGGGTGCTGGTGGTGGGCGGTGGCATCGCGGGGCTGGGCGCGGCGCAGAGGCTCTGCTGCCACCCGGCCTTTCCGCACCTGCGGGTTCTGGAGGCCACGGCCCGCGCCGGTGGCCGCATCCGCTCGGAGCGCAGCTTCG GTGCTGTGGTGGAGGTGGGCGCTCACTGGATCCATGGGCCCTCGCAGGGCAACCCCGTCTTCCAGCTGGCTGCCAAGTACGGGCTTCTGGGGGAGAAGGCATTGTCGGAGGAGAACCAGCTGATCGAGACCGGGGGTCACGTGGGCCTGCCCTCTGTGTCCTATGCCAGCTCCGGGGGAAGTGTGAGCCCTGAGCTGGTGGCGGAGATGGCCAGACTGTTCTACAGTCTCATAGACCAGACCAGGGAGTTCCTGCATGCGGCTGAGACCCCCGCCCCCAGTGTCGGGGAGTACCTCAAGAAGGAGATCCGCCAGCACATGGCCGGCTGGACAGAGGAGGAGGAGACCAAGAGGCTCAAGCTGGCCATCCTGAACAACTTGTTCAACGTGGAGTGCTGTGTGAGCGGTACCCACAGCATGGACCTGGTGGCCCTCGCACCTTTCGGGGAGTACACTGTGCTGCCAGGGTTGGACTGCACCTTTCCTGG AGGCTACCAAGGACTCACAGACCGCATCATGGCCTCCCTGCCCAAGGACGTGATGGTTTTTAACAAGCCAGTGAAGACCATTCACTGGGATGGGTGCTTCAAGGAAGCTTCTGCTCCTGGGGAGACGTTTCCGGTGCTGGTGGAATGTGAGGATGGAGGCTGCTTCCCAGCGCATCACGTGGTCGTCACCGTGCCGTTAG GTTTTCTTAAAGAACGTCTGGACACCTTCTTTGAGCCACCGCTGCCCACCGAGAAGGCGGAAGCGATCAGGAAAATAGGCTTTGGGACCAACAATAAAATCTTCCTGGAGTTTGAGGAGCCTTTCTGGCAGCCAGACTGCCAGCACATCCAGGTGGTGTGGAGGGACACATCGCCCCTGGAGGACGCCGCCCCCAAGTTGCAGGATGCCTGGTTCAAGAAGCTTGTTGGCTTTTGGGTCCTGCCTTCCTTCGG GGCCAGCCAGGTGCTCTGCGGCTTCATCGCAGGGCTCGAGTCTGAGTTCATGGAGACGCTATTGGACGAGGACGTGCTCCTGTCTCTGACACAGGTGCTCCGCAGGGTGACAG GGAATCCCCGGCTCCCCGCGCCCAGGAGTGTGCTGAGGTCCCGCTGGCACAGTGCCCCATACACCCGGGGCTCCTACAGCTATGTGGCCGTGGGCAGCTCCGGGGACGACCTGGACCTGCTAGCCCAGCCTCTCCCTGCGGACGGCAGGGGTGCCCAG CTCCAGGTCCTGTTTGCAGGGGAAGCCACACACCGGACGTTTTACTCCACCACGCACGGAGCTCTGCTGTCCGGCTGGAGGGAGGCTGACCGGCTCATCGCTCTGTGGGATTCGCAGGCACAGCGGCCTGAGCCCGGCTCTGAGCTCGGCTCTGCTCCCCCAGTTCCCGGGTCCCGGGGAGGCTGGCCCCACCCTTTCCTTTGA